CAGAGGACGGAAGCTACATAAGACCGGTTACGGCAGAGTACGGTTCGGTGATAAGGCTTACGGATTACATTCCAACAAGAGCAGGATATACATTCAGCGGTTGGTACACCGATCCGCAGACAAAGGAAAACAAGGTAACAAGTGTTGAGCTGACGGATGATGAAACCGTCTATGCAAAATGGACTCCGACTGTCAGGGCAGATTCCGGTTATATGCACAAAGATATCGTGTATATGACAGATGATGAAATAAGACTGAAAACAGAGACGGTGAAAAAACAGGCAGAAACACCGGAACTGCAAATGCTGAGATGGAACAGGGTTATACAACTGATAAGACAGATATATTCGGTATCGAAATAACAACAAAAGGGCGCATCGAAAGGTGCGTCCTTTAATATTTGAAGGAGGAACAATATGGGAAGCATGAGAATACCAACGCATGAGAAAGTAGAACGGCTGCGAGAACGATATCCCAAAGGTACGAGGGTAGTGTTAAACACTCCTTTTGACGATCCCTATGCAGAGCAAACCGCCGGAGACAGAGCAACGGTGGAATTGGTGGACGACTTGGGACAATTAGTGTGCCGATGGGATTGCGGAAGTTCACTTTCGTTAATTCCCGGCGAGGACGATTTCAGAAAACTGACCGAGGAAGAATTAAAAGAGGAACAGAATGAACAGACGCAGGATGACATGAATTTGAGTATGTGAGGTGAAAAAATGTCATTGAGAGATAAAGTGGTTGCGGAAATAGCAACCGTAAATTCCATAACAGGAGAATATATTTATACGGATTTGATTTTGCCTGCGACTGCAATGCAGATAGAAGACGCACTGCAAAAAGCACGGATCACAGACAGTTATGACGATATGACAGACATAAGTATCATAAACTGCCCGTATCTGCCGGAGCTTACAAACACAAGACTTGACGGAGTCAATATAAAGGAACTGAATCTGTTTGCAAAGCGGGTAACAATACTGTCGGAAAATGAGGTAATCGCATTAAACGGAATATTCCTAAATCAAAATGCACAGGGAAAATATGATGACGGGATATCGCTGAAAGACCTCATAAATCTTACATATGGCTTGCAGGCAGTTCCGGTGGCCAAAAATATATCAACAGATAAACAACTCGGAGAATTTGTAATTGACAATGACCTCAATGAAGAAATTGTAAAAATGGGTGATGGCGCGGTTGAAATACTTGACAGAGCAGCGGTCGGAAAGCAGCATCGAGAGGCTGAATGCGGCGAATTTGTTGCGGGCTGTTATGTGGCAACTGCGGTCTATCAGTTTCCGCAGGAATATACAGGAGCAACAGAGGAGCAGTTAAAGTTTGAGAATACAATTGTGTTTGCACTTGATGTTGCCGAGGCTCCGGTTAATGACAGTATGGAAAACGCTGAGTCTGCGGAAACAATATATCTGCCGATATCGAAAAGCAGGGCAAATGAAATAGCGAAGGCTCATGATGAAGTCTGTATAGAGGACTGCGTGTATTATGACTTTGAAAGTGCAATTAAAGAAATTGACGGTCAGATATTCGGTGATATGCAGGATTTTGATAAGCTTAATGATATAGCCGAAAGATATGTGTCATATTCGCAGTCGGACAGAGTAAAGTTCAAAGCTGTAATTGAGAGTGAAGAGCCTAAAAGTCTTGACGAAATAAGAGATATTGCGGAAAACCTGCATAGGTACAAACTTTCATATTATGCAGATTCGGCAGAAGCATTTGCAAAGGACTACCTTGCACACAATCTGCCGAAGGGTTTTGATATGAATTTCTTTAAGCAGACAAACCTTACTCAACTCGGAAAGGCACTTGCCGAAAGACTCGGTGCATCATTCACGGAATACGGAGTGATATCGGCAAGAGATAAGGTTCTGTATGACATAGTTCCGTGCGGTGATGAGCAAACGGAAAAGCAAACAGAGGAGATGGGAGGAATGCAGATGTGATTAACCGTGAAGAAATTGCGAAAAATGTTCAGCGGCTGTTGCAGGGATATGCCGATTCAAGCAACGACATTAAAATAACCGCAAGAACACCAAAGGAAGCCGATGTGTATATAGACGGCAAGCTGTTTAACACATATCTGACAGAGGAAAAGAGGTTCAAAAACAATATCGTCAAGCCGCAAAAGCTTGACGATATTTTCAAAATAACCGTTAATATTTCACGAGATGATTTGGCTGAAACAAAATCACAGTACGAAGGTGCGGAAATTCAGCTTCCGGCAACGGAAAATGAGATTAAAGACGCTTTCGAAAGAGCGAGAATAACCGGGGAGGAGCAGCCGTACACAATTAAAAACTGCAGACTGTACAGGCAAGACGCAGAAATTGATTTGGGCGCCGGGGCGGACTATATTGCAAAGCTTAACTACCTTGCGAAAGTTATGAGCAGATTCTCGGTATATGAACATAAACTGTTTCGTGGATACAGACAGAAAAAAAGTCTCTCGCTTACGGATATTGATGACCTTATAAATATATCATACAACCTGCATTGTTGCGAATTGGTTGACGGTGTGTGCGATGCCGAAACACTTGGCAGAATGTATGCCGATAACGGAATGCTTGAATGGCTGGAAAATGCAAATAAGGAAATATGGCGTTTCATTGATTACGAAGCAATCGGAGAAAACATTCGGGATACCGAAAAAGGAATTTTCACGGATGACGGGTATTTTACTTGCAATGAAAATGAATTTTCAAAGGTATATGACGGAGTTAAATTCCCCGAAATATTTGATGATGATAAATACATTTTCAAACTGTATATAGCGCCGAAAAAATCAGACGGCGAAAAGCCGGAAAGGTGGCTTACGCTCCCGGTTTCAAAGGAAGGTAAAGCCAACTTTTTAAGAGAACTCGGTGCAGACAGCTTTGACGACTGTGTTTTGCTTGCAGTGCAGAGCATGGAAGCCAATATCCCTATGTGCGTTAAAGATCTGTCGCAGCTCGGACTGTTAAATTCACTTGCACACAGAATGCGTGATATGGAAAAGTCGGGCGAGCTTGCTAAATTCAAAGCCGTGCTTGAAGGATTTGGGTGCGAAACTCTTGAATGTGCCACCGAATACGCAAACAGACTGCAGGACTTTATTTTGTATCCCGAAGCGTCCTCTGCAATAGAATACGCAAAGGAGATATACACCGAAACCTTTGGCAGAGTTATTCCGGAGGGCTTTGAAAAGCACTTTAATTTTGCGTCATATTCTGTTGAGCTTATGAAAACCGACAAGATCGCAGTAACCGAGTATGGTGTGATTAAGGATAAGGCGGCACAAAACGAACCGTTCTAACGGAAAGACGAGGAGGTGCGGACTGTGAATAAAGTAAACATAACGGATAAGGGCATTTTGGAGTATTACGGAAACAGAGTAGGGTTTGTAAAGAATGACACAGCTTATGTGGACGAAATGTTCAGAAAAAAAG
This sequence is a window from Qingrenia yutianensis. Protein-coding genes within it:
- a CDS encoding antirestriction protein ArdA, translating into MINREEIAKNVQRLLQGYADSSNDIKITARTPKEADVYIDGKLFNTYLTEEKRFKNNIVKPQKLDDIFKITVNISRDDLAETKSQYEGAEIQLPATENEIKDAFERARITGEEQPYTIKNCRLYRQDAEIDLGAGADYIAKLNYLAKVMSRFSVYEHKLFRGYRQKKSLSLTDIDDLINISYNLHCCELVDGVCDAETLGRMYADNGMLEWLENANKEIWRFIDYEAIGENIRDTEKGIFTDDGYFTCNENEFSKVYDGVKFPEIFDDDKYIFKLYIAPKKSDGEKPERWLTLPVSKEGKANFLRELGADSFDDCVLLAVQSMEANIPMCVKDLSQLGLLNSLAHRMRDMEKSGELAKFKAVLEGFGCETLECATEYANRLQDFILYPEASSAIEYAKEIYTETFGRVIPEGFEKHFNFASYSVELMKTDKIAVTEYGVIKDKAAQNEPF
- a CDS encoding DUF4314 domain-containing protein; translation: MRIPTHEKVERLRERYPKGTRVVLNTPFDDPYAEQTAGDRATVELVDDLGQLVCRWDCGSSLSLIPGEDDFRKLTEEELKEEQNEQTQDDMNLSM